CATTCAGCGCAAAAGGAGTGCTGTGGGACAAGGACGATCCTCCCGCTCAGGATCTCAATTACCCTGGTTTTACATGCGCTCCCAGGGGGATTAATAACAGCGGACTTATCTGCGGCACGGCACTTAAGGGAGGGATGGTCTGTACCAGCTCCCAGGCTTTCGCCGTCGAACTAGGAGGGTCCCCGTTCCTGCTTGATCCGCCGGCTGGTTATGAATACGCCGTGGCAACGGATGTGAACGACGGCGGCGAAATTGTCGGCTTCGGTTACAATGATTACAACTATGAAAACTGGGTCCTCTTGCTTTGGCAAAGAGAAGAAGGGATGTACGGGGCCCCCATCAACCTGTCCGAAAAACTGGGCGGAGAGTACACTTTCGTCCCCATGGCGTTTTGCCCGCTTCAAAAGGAAGAGGTGCTGACCACCACGGAACTGCTTCTGGCGCAAATGGAGTCGGATTTCTCAGGTTTAGCGACAGGCGGATTTCAGCCTAAAATTAATGATTTGGGTCAAATAGCCACTATCGCATACAAAACCACAGGCGAGGTAGTGGGCGTGGTCATTTCTCCTGAAGACGGCTGTGTGGAAGACGACGAGGGAGTACTGGACGTCATCGGCCAGTCCTATTGTATGGGCGGAACCGTAGATGTTCCTATAAGGATTCGGGGCGCCCTCAATAATGTGAGCGCCATGGGATTTGAAGTCGCCTTCGATCCTGAAATCCTCCAGTTTGACTCCGTAATCACCGGAGTGCTTGGCATGGAAAGCGGCGTGCTGGACCAGTTCACATACTGGGACGCTAACCTGGCGGCCGAAGGCGTGGTTCGCATCGGCGCTTACGATACAACCCCGGGCGTTGCGATCGATTACGAGGGCATCCTGGCCTACGTCAGGTTTACTCCCATCGTCGCTCAGGAAACCCAGGTGAGCCTCCAAAACCTTGTTGACGATATAGCCACATGGGACGCATCCCCCGGATGTTTGACCCGTGCCGACGGCGACATCAACCTGGACGGGGATGTGACTCCCTCCGACGCATTATGCGCCTTGGAAAAAGCATCCTTAAGCTGCGACACCGCCTGCGGCCCCTGTGAATCCACGCCCTGCGACGTAAACATGGACTGCGATTGCACAGCCGCCGACAGCCAGTGCATCTTGAACAGATACCTGGAACTGGAAAGCTGTCTGGATGATCTGCTCTAATAAAGAATACTCTTGATCACCGTGCGGAAGGGTCCTGCCGGGCCCTTCCGCACGGCCCTTTCAGGGGGTGTGAATGTTTTATAGAATCTTAACCTGGGTTGCCCCTTTGCTGCTTATTTGCGCCGTGGAATGCGGATACTCCGGGGAGCTTTCCATTAACTCATGCGAAGGCAATATGGGGGCTGCGGTGTCTTTCGCCGTCTCCGTGAACAACGCTCCAAACGACCTCCAGGCGCTCATCATGGACGTGCGTTACGACCCGGACGCCATGACCTTTACAGGGTATGATCGAGGCGGCCTGGCAGTCTCGGGCTATCCCATGATGATCGTGAACGAATACCAGCCCGGGGTGATTCGCGTCGGCGCTGTTGACCCCATTGGATCCGGCGTCATTGAAGGCGAGTCCGGAGATTTTCTGCATCTGAACTTCCAGGTTACAGGAAACAAAGAGAGTGCTGTTACATTCGGGACTTTAAAGGACGACCTCAAAGGGTGGAGTGTTTCATCAGGCCGCCTGTACAGACAAGACCTTGAACAGGATTTGGATGCAGAGCAGGAGGAAAGTGCGAACTCTTCGGAAAGAAAAAACGCCACGGAGGATGAATCCCAAACTCCATATAGCCAGGACTCGGAAGAAAGCAGATCCCAAACTGCTGCAACCTCCGCCTTAAACATGGAAACCGACCAAAACGATGCGGGAGAGGCAACCAACGAATCCGCATCCGCGGCGGAGACCTCATTTGAAAGGCCGCAATCAAATCGGGGCGTCCAGGAAATAAAACTATCCTCCGGAAAATCCCGAACAAACACCCCCTCTTCGTTGGAGGCTAAGTCAGAAAATTTTGCGGCGCCTGCATCTACCTCCGGCGCGGCAAATGCTTCCATGAAAGAAAAGATTGAGCAGATAAAGCGCATAGGTTTAGACAGTTCAGACCAAATCGCGAACAAGTTTTCGTCTTCGCGCAAGAAAAATGGAGCGTCCTCAGACCAAACCAAAGCAGGCCGCACTCGAACCGGCGGCCAAGCGGAAAACGGGACGGCGGTGAACAACGTGTCCTCGCTTTTTGTGGATCAGGCTATCTCGCCGGAATGGCTTGCCCGGGTTGTGGCGGTGTTATTGATTTTATCCATGTCCATGGTCGCCGCGCTTCTGCTGGTTTTAGGGGGAATCTTGTTTATGCTGATTCTCTTATACAGAAGGCTTGGAGCGCTGGAGAAGGCTGGAATGATTGAATATCGCGCTCCGTTTGTAATTCGGGCAAGTCCAGGGGATCATTTTCAAGCGATGCCGCAGAATAAGGCGACGCATTAAAGGGTTAAAAAAAACAGGCTTTGCATGCCGCCAGATAACAGGAGTTCTTTATGCAACGTTTGGCTAAACACTTTTTGGTCTTAGCGATCATAATCCTAATTGCAGGTTGGCAAGATCTTTATGCCGATTTTCAGAAGCCGGAGAAGTCCGGCTCCAAAGACATGATGTCCATCCTGCTAAAGGCTGAAAACGCGCCTTCCGGCGTCCGGGCCATGGGCCTGGAAATCCATTATAATCCGCAAGTTCTGGAATTTGAGAAATGCGAGCGAACCGGATTGATGAAAAAAGGGTTTTCCATGTTTGGGTCCAATATAGTTAAGCCCGGAGTTCTGCGCATGGGCGGCATTGATCCCTCGGCGGATTCATTACCCTCAGGGGTTAGCGGCGACCTCTTTATTCTCCGCTTCAAAATGGTCGGAAAAGGTTCGCCTGATTTCGCATTCAAGAATTTCAAGGACGACATTCAAGAATGGAGCACAAGAATCGGGCCGTGCAATGCAGACGATTCGCCCGTTTCAGGCTTGGTTTTATGCATTGACGAATAAATGCCTAATTTGCAGGTCATGAGGGTTTGTCATTGCAGGCCCTTTGGGGATTGCAATTCATCGAAACGGCGCATTTGAATTGGGCTCGGGAAATAATTGGAGGGTTTTACGTCATAAGAGCGCTTCAAGGAAAAACCAATTGGTTTGTCCTGGATTTATCTCCGGATTTTAGGTATCATCATGGCGGAGGGTGCGCCTTGCACCATAAGGGATAACCAACAATCAAGGACATTTAATATGAAATCCTGCCTGTCTGTTTTTTCCCGCTTTTGCGCGGCGGCGGCCTTGGCCGTTCTGCTTTTTTCCGGTTGCATGCAAAGAGGCTATGAAATTACCTACACCCCGGAAATGCCCGAGGCCATGCCCCCAACCAGTGACGCCAAAATTTTCAACTATTACGACGTCAATGCGGATAAAATATACGATGTCTTTTTTAAGGACTACCTTATCATCGGCCGCTCGTCCTTTGAAGGCCCATACAACGATCCCCAAAGCCTGTTGGAGTTCGCCCAGGCAAAAGGCGCCCACGTTGTGGTGACGTCGTCCTCGCTTTCGGAGGAGCGCACTCACGACATGACCATTGACATGCCCGCCACGCCGTCGATTCCCGTGGTGGGAGGGGACAGCGCCGGACCTTCCGGCTACCACACGACCGGCGTGACCACCCACCAGCGCATGCGCATGAATCTGAAAATCTTCAACCAAACCGCTTTGTTTTTACGCAAGATCAAAGACGAACCCGCCTTGTGGGAAATGAACAAGGCCCAGTTCAGCGACCTGGCCGCGGCCAAGGCTTACGCCGAGTATGACGCCCAGGGCGCCAGGGTGGAGGCCTATAAAACGGACGGGCGGATTTTGGGGTTTTACAACGGGGCCTCAAGCTCCGAATGGAAAAACGGGGACCTCAAGTTTATCATTTACGAAGGGGACAAACTCTCCGGCGTATACCTGATGGACGACAAAACGCCTCAACTGGCTAAATACGCGTTTTTCTCCGACGGTCGGGTGGAAGCCAGTCTGCCTCTGGTGGAGGAAAGGGCGATTCTCAGGCAAACGGGCGGCGTGAAATAACCCGCCCGTCTAATCTTATGGGTTAATCATCAACTCTTGGGAAAAAACGGCCCCTTGCCCGTGAGGAAGGATTTTACGAAGTCAAATCCCAAAAGCATCATATCCTCGTCCGAGGCTTGGGCCTTGGCGAGCCTGTCCTCGGGCACGTCAAAGCGGCTTAAAAACGAACTGTTCAGGACGAAATCCTTAAACTTATCCACGTTGAAGCAGGCCATGGCCGCCATTTTCAGGGCTGGGCTCTGACGGCCCTGGGGTCCCCAGGGGTTGGACCGGAACAAAGAGTCCATATCCACCCAATGGGAGTTCATGACCGTGTAATCCTCCATATTCTGGTCCGCAATCCATTCCTCGGCAGTCCACTCCCTGCCCTGCCCGTGGCCGTGGCAATGATCGTGCACGGTAAAAAAATAGGCCGTATGATAATAGTCGCCCACCCGGGAGACTGCGGGCTCCAAAGGATAGGCCCGGCACGAAAAAGGCCGGTCTTCATACACGGTGCAGCCTTCATCGGTCAAAAAGGGGCACGGCAGGCCTTCGATCTTTTGCATTTTCAGCATGACGCTGGGAAAATGCTCGTTGTCCCGATAATCCGAATAGGTGTGTTTTTCCAAAAACTCGTCCGAGGTCATGCCCAGCCGATTTTTCATGCGGATGACGTCGTAGGGGTATAAGTACATGTCCGCGTTGCGGCAGCAATTGGTAAAGCAGTCCACCTGGGGATTGCAAGTAAAATTAAAGGTTTCTCCGGCCGTTAAAAGATGCCTTCCTGTTTTGATTTCCGCCATGGGTGCAGGGTCCTTTCCAAATTTTCCGATTCTTTCAAGCCGATTTCGGCTTAAGGCACTGTATCGCAAAACAGCCTCATCGTCACCCCCCATGGAGGATTTTGGCGGCATCCGGTTTTCGCTTGACAGGGAAGCCGATAAATTGTCCACTGCCGTCATGAAAACGATTGCACTGCATACGGCTTTGATTGTGATATTGCTTCTGTCGGCCGGCCCCGCCGTTGCGGGCGGAGACCCTATGAAGGGACCTAAAAAGGCCGTCAAACCCGCAGCCGTCAAACTTGAAGACAGCGTGGGCGAAGGCTTTATGATCACCGTCTACCAGAAAATCCTCTCCCCCGTGGGCGGAGCGCGGTGCAGGATGCATCCCAGCTGCTCGCGCTACGGCAGGCAGTGCTTTGAAGAATACGGCCTCTTAAGGGGCTATATCATGACCTGCGACAGACTCATGCGCTGCGGCCGGGACGAAATCCACCTTTCCCCCGTCCTCTGGGTGGACGGAAAGAAAAAATGCCTGGATCCGGTTTCGGAGAATGTTTTCCCCTTGCTCCATGATGAAAAATGCGGCGCCAACCATTCCTGCCAATGAGGACGAACCATTGACCGTTAATTCCAGCAAATCTCCGGACGCCCCCAGGACATCCTGCATCCAGTGCGGCTCGTGCTGCACCAAAGGCGGCCCCGCGCTTCACAAGCAGGACATGGACATCATGCGGCGGGGCGTTATTATGCCCCAGCACTTGTTTAGCTTGCGCGTGGGCGAAAAGGTGTACGAAAACGTGGTGGGCGCCGTGGCTCCTTCTCGGGAGGAAATGGTCAAGATCAAGGGCAAGCCCGGATCGTGGACCTGCCTTTTTTTTAACGAAGAGGAAAAAAACTGCGGCATCTACCAGGATCGCCCCATGGAGTGCCGAGCCCTGGCCTGCTGGGACACTTCAGCCATTGAAGCGGTGTACGCCAAGGACCGCCTGACGCGATTTGACCTGGTCGGCCCTCAGGACGCCGTCCGAAAATTCATGGACGCCCACGAAAAAAGGTGCTCGCACCGGGAAATGGCGCGATTGATCGGGCTCTTGTCTTCAGAACAGGCGGAAAAAGCCGCCAACCAGATTCTGGACATGGTGCTGTACGAGAACGACATGCGGGCCATGCTGGTGCAAAAGGCCGGGCTTAAAAACGAACACCTGGATTTTTTGTTCGGCAGGCCCTTACAGGAAGCCCTGAAAGGCTACGGCCTGGAGGTGAAAAACATCCGGGGCAAGTTGGCCTTATTTCCGGTGGGGAATAATCCTTAAGCCGCTTCAATATGCCCGGGCCGCCCCTTGGCTTCCAGGGCCAGATCGACCAGCCTGCTCATGAGCGCGGTGAAATCCATGCCCGCAACCTTTGCGGCTTTGGGCAGCAGGCTGTTGGCCGTCATGCCCGGAATGGTGTTGGTCTCCAGCACATGCAGCGCCCCGTCCTTATCTATAATCATATCCGTTCGGCTGTATCCCTTGCAGAATAGAGCCTTATGAGCTTGCTTGGACAGATCCATGGCCTTTTGGGCGTCTTCTTCACTGATGCGGGCCGGGCAGATTTCTTCGGATTTGCCGGCTTCGTATTTTGCGCCGTATTCAAAAAAGGCGAATTCCTCCCCTGGCACGATTTCGATTAACGGCAGGGCTTCCAATTCGTCGTTGCCAAGCACGGCGCCGGTGATTTCCACGCCGGTGACGCAGGCTTCCAGAAGCAGGACCGGATCTTCTGCGAATCCCGCGTCCAGCGCCTTGTCCAGGTCGGCAGGCCCTTTAACCAGGCTCATGCCTATGGAGGAGCCGCCCATGCAGGGTTTGACGAACAGGGGGTAACCCACCTGGTCCGCCAGATTTGCAGCCTCATGACGATTGTCCGGGCTGACCACACGGTAAGGCGGAGTTTTAATCCCAGCTTGCTCATAAAGCTGTTTGGAGGCCAGTTTGCTCATGGATACGGCGCTGCCCAAAACCCCGGACCCCTGATAAGGGATGTCCAGCATGTCCAAAAGGCCCTGGATGCGGCCGTCCTCGCCATACTCTCCATGGAGCATGACCACGGCGACGTCTATATTGGGAGCGTCGTGCACAAGGCGCGGAATGTCGATTTTGGGGTCGTAGCAGCGAACGATAAAACGGTCTTTGTCCAAGGCGTTGAGCACTTCCGTGCCGCTAAGAATGGAGACCTCCCGTTCTGCGGAGGCGCCGCCGAATAGGAGGGCGAGATTCAACCTTTTCATGGATCCCCCCGGCGTGGTTGGGTTGATGTTTTGTGCAAACCCTTTTATAAGGCTCCGGCCTTTCGCCTGCAGGCCGGATTACTTCAAGAGC
This DNA window, taken from Desulfatibacillum aliphaticivorans DSM 15576, encodes the following:
- the yidD gene encoding membrane protein insertion efficiency factor YidD is translated as MKGPKKAVKPAAVKLEDSVGEGFMITVYQKILSPVGGARCRMHPSCSRYGRQCFEEYGLLRGYIMTCDRLMRCGRDEIHLSPVLWVDGKKKCLDPVSENVFPLLHDEKCGANHSCQ
- a CDS encoding D-alanine--D-alanine ligase family protein; the encoded protein is MKRLNLALLFGGASAEREVSILSGTEVLNALDKDRFIVRCYDPKIDIPRLVHDAPNIDVAVVMLHGEYGEDGRIQGLLDMLDIPYQGSGVLGSAVSMSKLASKQLYEQAGIKTPPYRVVSPDNRHEAANLADQVGYPLFVKPCMGGSSIGMSLVKGPADLDKALDAGFAEDPVLLLEACVTGVEITGAVLGNDELEALPLIEIVPGEEFAFFEYGAKYEAGKSEEICPARISEEDAQKAMDLSKQAHKALFCKGYSRTDMIIDKDGALHVLETNTIPGMTANSLLPKAAKVAGMDFTALMSRLVDLALEAKGRPGHIEAA
- a CDS encoding YkgJ family cysteine cluster protein, which gives rise to MAEIKTGRHLLTAGETFNFTCNPQVDCFTNCCRNADMYLYPYDVIRMKNRLGMTSDEFLEKHTYSDYRDNEHFPSVMLKMQKIEGLPCPFLTDEGCTVYEDRPFSCRAYPLEPAVSRVGDYYHTAYFFTVHDHCHGHGQGREWTAEEWIADQNMEDYTVMNSHWVDMDSLFRSNPWGPQGRQSPALKMAAMACFNVDKFKDFVLNSSFLSRFDVPEDRLAKAQASDEDMMLLGFDFVKSFLTGKGPFFPKS
- a CDS encoding cohesin domain-containing protein, coding for MFYRILTWVAPLLLICAVECGYSGELSINSCEGNMGAAVSFAVSVNNAPNDLQALIMDVRYDPDAMTFTGYDRGGLAVSGYPMMIVNEYQPGVIRVGAVDPIGSGVIEGESGDFLHLNFQVTGNKESAVTFGTLKDDLKGWSVSSGRLYRQDLEQDLDAEQEESANSSERKNATEDESQTPYSQDSEESRSQTAATSALNMETDQNDAGEATNESASAAETSFERPQSNRGVQEIKLSSGKSRTNTPSSLEAKSENFAAPASTSGAANASMKEKIEQIKRIGLDSSDQIANKFSSSRKKNGASSDQTKAGRTRTGGQAENGTAVNNVSSLFVDQAISPEWLARVVAVLLILSMSMVAALLLVLGGILFMLILLYRRLGALEKAGMIEYRAPFVIRASPGDHFQAMPQNKATH
- a CDS encoding cohesin domain-containing protein, whose amino-acid sequence is MQRLAKHFLVLAIIILIAGWQDLYADFQKPEKSGSKDMMSILLKAENAPSGVRAMGLEIHYNPQVLEFEKCERTGLMKKGFSMFGSNIVKPGVLRMGGIDPSADSLPSGVSGDLFILRFKMVGKGSPDFAFKNFKDDIQEWSTRIGPCNADDSPVSGLVLCIDE
- a CDS encoding YkgJ family cysteine cluster protein → MTVNSSKSPDAPRTSCIQCGSCCTKGGPALHKQDMDIMRRGVIMPQHLFSLRVGEKVYENVVGAVAPSREEMVKIKGKPGSWTCLFFNEEEKNCGIYQDRPMECRALACWDTSAIEAVYAKDRLTRFDLVGPQDAVRKFMDAHEKRCSHREMARLIGLLSSEQAEKAANQILDMVLYENDMRAMLVQKAGLKNEHLDFLFGRPLQEALKGYGLEVKNIRGKLALFPVGNNP